One window of the Rufibacter radiotolerans genome contains the following:
- a CDS encoding FecCD family ABC transporter permease, which translates to MRRAVVVVGLLLLLLAVGFFLGLRVGSIDTSFQTIVNAFLNYDAQDTAHYSIVHLRLPRLLLAFLTGASLAFAGYLMQALVNNALADPYLLGTASGASLGASLSFFFFADLTFLGLYLPPFFALAGSFLVTLVVVVLGSRRGQLIPSQMLLVGIALSSLLTALVSLIMFLSDSESQLKSVVFWSMGGFEKADWSNLGYPATALVLALVLFFFLQRHLNVLLLGADRAETLGVDVRAIRWVMLVTVSVVTGFAVAFSGPVGFVGLMVPHITRALLGTTNRFNLLACALAGGVFLVGCDLISRLLYPPVGLPVGIITSFFGVPFFVYLLRRKNYRFS; encoded by the coding sequence GTGAGAAGGGCGGTTGTGGTGGTAGGCCTGTTGCTCTTATTGCTGGCGGTGGGGTTCTTTCTGGGCCTGCGGGTGGGTAGTATTGACACCTCATTTCAAACTATTGTTAATGCTTTCCTAAACTATGACGCCCAGGACACAGCACATTACAGCATTGTCCATTTGCGCTTGCCCCGGTTATTGCTGGCATTTTTGACCGGGGCTTCGCTGGCTTTTGCCGGTTACCTCATGCAGGCGCTGGTGAACAATGCGCTGGCAGACCCCTATCTGCTGGGTACGGCTTCCGGGGCGTCCTTGGGAGCCTCCCTCAGTTTCTTCTTTTTCGCTGACCTTACCTTTCTGGGCCTGTACCTGCCGCCGTTCTTTGCGCTGGCCGGTTCATTTTTGGTCACGCTGGTGGTAGTGGTGCTGGGTTCAAGAAGAGGCCAGCTGATTCCCAGCCAGATGCTTTTGGTGGGGATTGCGCTCAGTTCCCTGCTCACGGCACTGGTGAGTTTGATCATGTTCCTCTCAGATTCAGAGAGCCAGCTAAAGTCTGTGGTGTTCTGGAGCATGGGAGGCTTTGAGAAAGCAGATTGGTCTAACCTGGGCTATCCGGCCACGGCCCTTGTTTTGGCGCTGGTCTTGTTTTTCTTTCTGCAGCGGCATCTGAACGTGCTGTTGCTGGGCGCTGACCGCGCCGAGACCCTGGGGGTGGACGTGCGGGCCATCCGGTGGGTGATGCTGGTGACGGTTTCGGTGGTGACGGGCTTTGCGGTGGCGTTTTCTGGGCCGGTAGGCTTTGTAGGGTTAATGGTCCCCCACATCACGCGCGCGCTGCTGGGGACCACCAACAGGTTTAACCTTTTAGCCTGCGCACTGGCAGGCGGGGTGTTCCTGGTAGGCTGCGATTTAATTTCCCGGCTGCTATACCCGCCGGTAGGTTTGCCCGTTGGTATTATAACTTCATTCTTTGGTGTTCCTTTCTTCGTATATTTGTTGCGAAGAAAGAATTACCGATTCAGTTAA
- a CDS encoding FRG domain-containing protein, which produces MPYSLVDDAMSAEEPIPTDSLAMPNDLRVETWEELQRELFRDSWDETLNRYRSPYVFRGLWNKDYELKTSLMRIGGDYAKLEQHLLRNFRKYSRGMTTEAGESLWNWLAVAQHHGLPTRLLDWTYSPYVALHFATSDLNNFHQDGVIWCVNYVKSTDYLPEKLQNAIREEGSNVFTAEVLDPVAASLRSLGEFQEQPFVMFLEPPSLDERIVHQYALFSMMSTADATLLDWLTDHPDLYYRLIIPSKLKWEIRDKLDQANITERVLFPGLTGISAWLKRHYTTT; this is translated from the coding sequence ATGCCCTACTCCCTCGTAGACGACGCTATGAGTGCAGAAGAACCTATTCCAACTGACTCTTTGGCAATGCCCAATGATTTACGGGTGGAAACCTGGGAAGAACTCCAGCGCGAACTTTTCCGGGACTCCTGGGATGAAACCCTTAACCGCTACCGATCCCCGTACGTGTTCAGGGGGCTCTGGAACAAAGACTATGAGCTTAAAACCAGCCTCATGCGCATAGGCGGCGACTATGCCAAGCTGGAACAACACCTGCTCCGCAATTTCAGGAAATACTCGCGTGGCATGACCACTGAGGCCGGCGAGTCTCTCTGGAATTGGCTGGCCGTGGCCCAGCACCACGGCTTGCCCACCCGCCTGCTGGACTGGACCTATTCGCCCTACGTGGCTCTGCATTTCGCCACCTCAGACCTCAACAATTTCCATCAGGACGGGGTAATCTGGTGCGTGAACTATGTCAAGTCCACAGATTACCTGCCCGAGAAATTACAGAATGCCATTAGAGAAGAAGGCTCCAACGTGTTTACCGCCGAAGTCCTTGACCCGGTAGCCGCCTCTCTACGCAGCCTGGGCGAGTTTCAGGAACAGCCCTTTGTCATGTTTCTGGAGCCGCCCTCCCTTGATGAGCGCATCGTGCACCAGTACGCCCTCTTCTCCATGATGTCCACGGCAGACGCCACGCTCCTAGACTGGCTTACGGACCACCCAGACCTTTACTACCGACTCATCATTCCCTCCAAACTCAAATGGGAGATCAGGGATAAGCTTGACCAGGCCAACATCACCGAACGCGTCCTCTTCCCGGGTCTCACCGGCATCAGCGCCTGGCTCAAACGGCATTACACTACTACTTAA
- a CDS encoding ABC transporter substrate-binding protein codes for MRKPAAPAASGKHTVTDDLGRKVSLPVKPRRILALAPSMTEMLFAVADTATIIARTQNCDYPAAVLTKPVVINYPMDYERLLALKPEVVFATEGIISLETAAQIEKLGIPVYYQAYDSVSDVLRGLRDLGKLLQQEPKANALADSLQNQLNQLVAGAATSSHKPTVLAITWRDPIYVYGRNTLFTDKLRYAGGQNAVKDVFAQAYPALTREYILQINPEVVLGGSFDQLEKTFFSLYPELRRITAYRQKRIFPVDDDLMSRPSPRVVESIQELKRTLR; via the coding sequence ATGCGTAAACCTGCTGCCCCCGCTGCCTCGGGTAAACACACCGTGACAGATGATCTGGGCAGAAAAGTCTCCTTGCCTGTAAAGCCCCGTCGCATTCTGGCCCTGGCCCCGTCTATGACCGAGATGCTTTTTGCCGTGGCAGACACCGCTACCATCATTGCCCGGACCCAAAACTGTGATTACCCGGCGGCCGTGCTCACTAAGCCAGTGGTCATCAATTACCCCATGGACTACGAACGGCTTCTGGCGCTTAAGCCAGAAGTAGTCTTCGCTACCGAAGGCATTATCTCCCTGGAGACGGCGGCCCAGATAGAGAAGCTCGGGATTCCGGTGTATTACCAGGCCTATGACAGCGTCTCAGACGTTCTGCGCGGGTTACGGGATCTGGGCAAGCTGCTGCAACAAGAGCCCAAAGCCAATGCCTTAGCCGATTCTCTTCAAAATCAATTAAACCAACTGGTCGCTGGGGCTGCTACTTCTTCTCATAAGCCTACCGTGTTGGCCATTACCTGGCGTGACCCTATTTATGTATATGGCCGAAATACACTCTTCACCGATAAACTGCGGTACGCAGGAGGGCAGAACGCCGTGAAAGATGTTTTTGCCCAGGCGTATCCGGCGCTTACCCGGGAATATATTCTGCAGATAAATCCAGAGGTGGTGCTGGGCGGCTCCTTTGACCAACTGGAGAAGACTTTTTTCTCCTTGTACCCAGAGCTTCGCCGCATAACTGCCTACCGCCAGAAGCGGATTTTCCCAGTAGACGATGATTTAATGTCCAGGCCTAGCCCCCGGGTAGTGGAGAGTATTCAGGAACTAAAGCGGACGTTGCGGTGA
- the rfaD gene encoding ADP-glyceromanno-heptose 6-epimerase codes for MIVVTGAAGFIASCLVTRLNAANFNDVVVVDNFSVSKKLANLEGKKIKEFVDRNTFFEWLDTNYEEVEFIFHLGARTDTTETNREVLDLLNLDYSKKVWNACCEYQIPLVYASSAATYGSGTLGYDDDEALIPLLRPLNAYGDSKNEFDQWALEQTAKPFFWVGLKFFNVYGPNEYHKGRMASVVMHAFNSIQETGRLTLFRSHNPDYEDGKQMRDFVYVKDVVEVLYWLMHHRKDSGIYNLGSGQARTFLDLAFNTFTAMGKDINIDFKDTPEDIRDKYQYFTQANMDKLRSIGYDRPFHTLEEGIQDYVQNYLMSKSYY; via the coding sequence ATGATTGTAGTTACCGGAGCCGCCGGCTTTATTGCCAGTTGCCTTGTTACCCGTCTCAACGCCGCCAACTTCAATGATGTGGTGGTAGTGGATAATTTTTCTGTGAGCAAGAAACTGGCCAACCTGGAAGGGAAAAAGATAAAGGAGTTTGTAGACCGCAATACCTTCTTTGAATGGCTGGACACTAATTATGAAGAAGTGGAATTTATCTTCCACCTGGGTGCCCGCACCGATACCACCGAAACCAACCGCGAGGTCCTGGACCTGCTCAACCTGGACTACTCCAAAAAAGTATGGAACGCCTGCTGCGAGTACCAGATCCCCTTGGTGTACGCTTCCTCGGCGGCCACCTATGGCTCCGGCACCCTGGGGTATGATGATGACGAGGCCCTGATTCCCCTGCTGCGCCCGCTCAACGCCTACGGCGATTCCAAGAACGAGTTTGACCAGTGGGCACTGGAGCAAACGGCCAAGCCCTTCTTTTGGGTAGGCCTGAAATTCTTCAACGTATACGGCCCCAACGAGTACCACAAAGGTAGAATGGCCTCAGTAGTGATGCATGCCTTCAACTCCATCCAGGAAACCGGACGACTTACCTTGTTCCGGTCGCATAACCCAGACTATGAAGACGGCAAGCAGATGCGCGATTTTGTGTATGTGAAAGACGTGGTGGAAGTGCTGTACTGGCTCATGCATCACCGCAAAGACTCGGGTATCTACAACTTGGGTAGCGGCCAGGCCCGCACTTTCTTGGACCTGGCGTTCAACACCTTCACGGCCATGGGCAAAGACATCAACATTGATTTCAAAGACACCCCCGAGGATATCAGGGACAAATACCAATACTTCACGCAGGCGAACATGGACAAGCTAAGGTCCATTGGCTATGACCGGCCCTTCCATACCCTGGAAGAGGGCATTCAGGATTACGTGCAGAATTACCTCATGAGCAAAAGCTACTATTAA
- the lpxB gene encoding lipid-A-disaccharide synthase, whose product MKYYIIAGERSGDLHASNLIKQLHLQDQEAHVRCWGGDMMEAAGAELVKHYQEMAFMGFLEAASNLFKIKKFLKECQEDILRYQPDVVILVDYAGFNMRIAKFAKEHGLKVFYYISPKIWAWNQGRVHNIKKLVDRMFVIMPFEKDFYQKFDYKTDYVGNPVSDAVNAHQLNPNFRADNELDDRPIIAVLPGSRQQEIESILYIMLSILPPFQDYQFVVAAVSNFSREYYEHFNRKPFIKIVYDQTYDILANAQAALVTSGTATLETAMFNVPQVVCYRTSAVSYWIGRAVIKVPYISLVNLIAGRKIVPELIQGSMNAQNLIKELKNILENPDGRAAQLDGYKHVQDLIGNFNTSETAAKLMVQYLREDKAPKGSSKSLEGAF is encoded by the coding sequence ATGAAATACTACATTATTGCCGGGGAACGCTCCGGAGATCTGCACGCCTCTAACCTGATCAAACAGCTCCACCTGCAGGATCAGGAGGCGCACGTGCGCTGCTGGGGCGGAGACATGATGGAGGCCGCCGGGGCAGAATTGGTGAAGCATTACCAGGAAATGGCTTTTATGGGCTTTCTGGAGGCGGCAAGCAATCTCTTCAAGATCAAGAAATTCTTAAAGGAGTGCCAGGAGGATATTCTGCGATACCAACCCGATGTGGTGATACTGGTGGACTATGCCGGCTTTAACATGCGCATTGCCAAGTTCGCGAAGGAGCACGGGTTAAAGGTATTCTATTACATCTCACCAAAAATCTGGGCCTGGAACCAGGGGCGGGTACACAACATCAAAAAGCTGGTGGACAGAATGTTTGTCATCATGCCTTTTGAGAAAGACTTCTACCAGAAGTTTGACTATAAAACCGATTACGTAGGCAACCCCGTCTCAGACGCGGTGAACGCCCACCAACTCAACCCCAATTTCCGGGCAGACAACGAACTGGATGACCGGCCCATCATTGCCGTGTTGCCCGGCAGCCGTCAGCAGGAGATTGAGAGCATCCTCTATATCATGCTCAGTATCTTGCCCCCTTTCCAGGATTACCAGTTTGTGGTGGCGGCAGTGAGCAATTTCTCCCGTGAATACTATGAGCACTTCAACCGGAAGCCATTCATCAAAATTGTGTATGACCAGACCTATGATATTCTGGCCAACGCACAGGCAGCCCTGGTAACCTCTGGTACCGCCACTTTGGAGACGGCCATGTTCAACGTGCCCCAGGTAGTATGCTATCGGACCAGCGCCGTGTCTTACTGGATTGGCCGGGCTGTGATCAAAGTGCCTTACATTTCCCTGGTGAACCTGATTGCCGGACGTAAAATTGTCCCTGAACTGATCCAGGGTAGCATGAATGCCCAGAACCTGATAAAGGAGCTGAAGAACATCCTGGAGAACCCAGACGGGCGTGCTGCCCAGTTAGACGGCTACAAGCACGTGCAAGACCTCATTGGGAACTTCAATACCTCTGAGACGGCCGCCAAATTAATGGTGCAATACCTGCGCGAAGACAAAGCCCCTAAAGGCAGCAGCAAATCTTTGGAAGGAGCGTTTTAG
- a CDS encoding 6-pyruvoyl trahydropterin synthase family protein: MVYVSRLEHFNAAHKLHNPNWSLAKNKEIFGPCANANWHGHNYELIVTVKGKPDPDTGFVIDLKKLSTLIRENIIEKVDHKNLNMDVSFMEGKLASTENLVMEFWNILSPLIPRISSAQLHSLKLYETPRNFVEYFGE; encoded by the coding sequence ATGGTATACGTAAGCAGATTAGAGCATTTTAATGCGGCGCATAAGCTGCATAACCCCAATTGGTCCCTGGCGAAGAACAAAGAAATCTTTGGGCCCTGCGCCAACGCCAACTGGCACGGGCATAACTATGAACTGATTGTCACGGTAAAGGGGAAACCAGACCCGGACACGGGGTTTGTGATTGACCTCAAGAAACTGAGCACCCTCATCAGGGAGAACATCATTGAGAAGGTAGACCATAAAAACCTGAACATGGATGTCTCGTTCATGGAAGGCAAACTGGCCAGCACCGAGAACCTGGTCATGGAGTTCTGGAACATCCTGAGCCCCTTGATTCCTCGTATATCCAGCGCGCAGTTGCACAGCCTGAAACTGTATGAGACCCCCCGTAATTTTGTGGAGTACTTTGGAGAATAG